The following are from one region of the Nicotiana tabacum cultivar K326 chromosome 3, ASM71507v2, whole genome shotgun sequence genome:
- the LOC107797075 gene encoding agamous-like MADS-box protein TM6 isoform X2, whose protein sequence is MGRGKIEIKKIENSTNRQVTYSKRRNGIIKKAKELTVLCDAKISLLMLSSTRKFHEYTSPNTTQKKMIDQYQRTLGVDIWSTHYERMQENLKRLKEINNKLRREIRQRTGEDMSGLSLQELCHLQENISESLDEIRERKYHVIKTQTDTCRKKVKNLEKRHGNLVLDLLIGSSN, encoded by the exons ATGGGTCGTGGAAAGATTGAGATAAAGAAGATAGAGAACTCAACAAACAGGCAAGTCACTTACTCCAAGAGAAGAAATGGTATTATCAAGAAAGCTAAAGAGCTTACTGTTCTTTGTGATGCTAAGATCTCACTCCTCATGCTCTCTAGCACCAGGAAATTTCATGAATACACCAGCCCCAACACTAC GCAAAAAAAGATGATTGATCAATATCAGAGGACACTTGGGGTTGATATTTGGAGCACTCACTACGAG AGAATGCAAGAAAATTTGAAGAGATTGAAAGAGATCAATAACAAGCTAAGAAGAGAGATAAG GCAGAGAACAGGGGAAGACATGAGCGGCCTCAGTTTGCAGGAGTTGTGCCACTTGCAGGAGAACATCTCTGAATCTCTAGATGAGATACGTGAAAGAAAG TACCACGTGATCAAGACTCAAACAGATACCTGCAGGAAGAAG GTGAAGAACTTAGAAAAGCGACATGGAAATCTCGTGCTTGATTTG TTAATTGGTTCATCAAATTAA
- the LOC107797075 gene encoding agamous-like MADS-box protein TM6 isoform X1: MGRGKIEIKKIENSTNRQVTYSKRRNGIIKKAKELTVLCDAKISLLMLSSTRKFHEYTSPNTTQKKMIDQYQRTLGVDIWSTHYERMQENLKRLKEINNKLRREIRQRTGEDMSGLSLQELCHLQENISESLDEIRERKYHVIKTQTDTCRKKVKNLEKRHGNLVLDLEAKSEDPKYGVVENEGQYNSAMAFANGVHNLYAFRLQSLHPNLQNGGEFGSRNLRLA; encoded by the exons ATGGGTCGTGGAAAGATTGAGATAAAGAAGATAGAGAACTCAACAAACAGGCAAGTCACTTACTCCAAGAGAAGAAATGGTATTATCAAGAAAGCTAAAGAGCTTACTGTTCTTTGTGATGCTAAGATCTCACTCCTCATGCTCTCTAGCACCAGGAAATTTCATGAATACACCAGCCCCAACACTAC GCAAAAAAAGATGATTGATCAATATCAGAGGACACTTGGGGTTGATATTTGGAGCACTCACTACGAG AGAATGCAAGAAAATTTGAAGAGATTGAAAGAGATCAATAACAAGCTAAGAAGAGAGATAAG GCAGAGAACAGGGGAAGACATGAGCGGCCTCAGTTTGCAGGAGTTGTGCCACTTGCAGGAGAACATCTCTGAATCTCTAGATGAGATACGTGAAAGAAAG TACCACGTGATCAAGACTCAAACAGATACCTGCAGGAAGAAG GTGAAGAACTTAGAAAAGCGACATGGAAATCTCGTGCTTGATTTG GAAGCAAAATCTGAAGATCCAAAGTATGGTGTAGTGGAAAATGAGGGACAGTACAACTCTGCTATGGCGTTTGCCAATGGAGTACACAACCTCTATGCTTTTCGCCTACAATCGTTGCACCCCAATCTTCAAAATGGAGGAGAATTTGGTTCTCGTAATCTACGCCTTGCTTGA